A portion of the Doryrhamphus excisus isolate RoL2022-K1 chromosome 20, RoL_Dexc_1.0, whole genome shotgun sequence genome contains these proteins:
- the prr18 gene encoding proline-rich protein 18 — MPFPPISLHQKISSPGREFFGKKKASGVPPVSGDKRETVKEKQTSSWTSANLRNLGRRAQQDKTKSPSQSGGQEVQEKCSWQPTTKAQVSTAGIRRSSSVDSGRLLAGNDDGKKEIRFTLSLTPEAILVIQKRNLEKQMLAKQQKCCASADFRHRRVFPSKKTHGSSKGAQVSKVEEAEHQDITAIVKISLLNDQYKYDDVEYEEEDGDVDETVVRKCKEWLKGVESAAALGKVDKLSSLPHLKGC, encoded by the coding sequence ATGCCTTTCCCGCCGATCAGCCTCCATCAGAAGATCTCCTCTCCTGGAAGGGAGTTTTTCGGGAAAAAGAAAGCCAGTGGAGTGCCCCCCGTCAGTGGGGACAAGAGAGAAACTGTGAAGGAAAAGCAGACCTCATCTTGGACCTCAGCGAATTTAAGGAATTTGGGGCGCAGGGCACAGCAGGATAAGACTAAGTCCCCCTCACAGAGTGGTGGCCAGGAGGTGCAAGAAAAATGCTCCTGGCAGCCCACCACCAAAGCTCAAGTCTCAACAGCGGGAATAAGGCGCTCATCCTCCGTGGACTCCGGCAGACTCCTTGCAGGCAATGATGACGGGAAGAAGGAGATTCGGTTCACGCTCAGCCTCACTCCGGAAGCCATCCTGGTCATCCAGAAGCGAAACCTGGAGAAACAGATGCTGGCGAAGCAGCAGAAATGCTGCGCATCTGCAGACTTTCGGCACAGGCGCGTCTTTCCTTCAAAAAAAACGCACGGTAGTTCCAAGGGCGCGCAGGTGTCTAAAGTGGAAGAGGCGGAGCATCAGGACATCACAGCCATCGTTAAAATCTCTCTTTTGAACGACCAGTATAAGTATGACGATGTGGAGTACGAGGAGGAGGACGGAGACGTGGACGAGACTGTAGTGAGGAAGTGTAAAGAGTGGCTCAAGGGCGTCGAAAGTGCCGCAGCTTTGGGGAAAGTCGACAAACTTAGTTCACTACCGCACCTTAAAGGCTGCTGA